The Mauremys reevesii isolate NIE-2019 linkage group 13, ASM1616193v1, whole genome shotgun sequence genome contains a region encoding:
- the LOC120380269 gene encoding adhesion G protein-coupled receptor L4-like, translating into MPHCGRSAVCSNAPGSYYCHCIDGYEPSPGKAKFMHSSENSCRDIDKCQGPSPADCGPHANCINMPGSYYCSCVDGYEPSSGKAKFMHASENSCQETSPSRSCASPRPRGITPASALRRV; encoded by the exons ATGCCACACTGCGGACGCAGTGCAGTCTGCAGCAATGCACCGGGGAGTTACTACTGCCACTGCATCGATGGCTacgagcccagccctgggaaagccaagttcaTGCActcgagtgagaacagctgccggg ATATTGACAAGTGTCAGGGCCCGAGCCCGGCAGACTGTGGACCCCACGCAAACTGCATCAACATGCCTGGGAGTTACTACTGCAGCTGCGTCGATGGctacgagcccagctctgggaaagccaagttcatgcacgcgagtgagaacagctgccagg AGACCTCACCCAGCCGTTCCTGCGCCAGCCCCAGGCCGCGTGGGAtcaccccagccagtgccctgcgGCGGGTCTAG
- the LOC120380270 gene encoding zinc finger protein 621-like: MVSVELVQGLVTFEELAVYFTEREWALLDTAQRALYREVMQENYATVASLERPAGYRHLCPLGRTHLSTCLSPAALPTRSCPRGLWQKPAGPARLVNGLFGSQLDPGDPPIPNTAQ, translated from the exons ATGGTGTCAGTGGAGCTGGTTCAG gggctggtgacctttgaggagctggCTGTGTACTTCACGGAGAGGGAATGGGCTCTGCTAGAcactgctcagagagccctctacagggaggtcatgcaggagaactatgccACTGTGGcctcactgg AGAGACCTGCTGGGTACAGACACCTCTGCCCACTGGGGAGAACCCACCTTTCCAcatgccttagccccgctgcgctgccgaccaggagctgcccaag gggtctatggcagaagcccgCAGGCCCTGCACGGCTGGTAAACGGGTTGTTTGGAAGCCAGCTGGATCCAGGGGATCCCCCTATTCCTAACACTGCGCAGTGA